One region of bacterium genomic DNA includes:
- a CDS encoding transcriptional repressor, producing MSIRKEVAPEAVKEKERAFQKFIQTRGLKTTKQRNTIVSVFFNLKGHVSVEELLREVKAVNPRIGYATVYRTLHLLVESSLVEERRFGDGLARYEGHSEVEHHDHMICQNCGQISEFYNPQLEALQEKLAAEHAFTIHRHRLELYGTCADPESCNNRKRAQEGN from the coding sequence GTGTCGATCCGAAAAGAAGTGGCGCCCGAAGCGGTCAAGGAGAAGGAGCGCGCCTTCCAGAAGTTCATCCAGACGCGCGGCTTGAAGACCACCAAGCAGCGCAACACCATCGTCAGCGTCTTCTTCAACCTGAAGGGCCACGTGTCGGTCGAGGAGCTGCTGCGCGAGGTGAAGGCCGTCAACCCGCGGATCGGCTATGCGACCGTCTACCGCACCCTGCACCTGCTGGTGGAGAGCAGCCTGGTCGAGGAGCGCCGCTTCGGCGACGGCCTCGCCCGCTACGAGGGCCACTCGGAGGTCGAGCACCACGACCACATGATCTGCCAGAACTGCGGCCAGATCTCCGAGTTCTACAACCCGCAGCTCGAGGCCCTGCAGGAGAAGCTCGCGGCCGAGCACGCGTTCACGATCCACCGTCACCGCCTGGAACTCTACGGCACCTGCGCGGACCCCGAGTCCTGCAACAACCGCAAGCGCGCCCAGGAAGGCAACTAG